Genomic segment of Betaproteobacteria bacterium:
GAACGCCAGCGCCGCAAACGGCTCGCTGTCGTCAGCTTTGCGCGTCACGAGCTCGCCCCTCTCGGTCTCACCGGAGACCGGGGGAATATCGATCGGCGACGGCATGTAGTCGATCACAGCGTCGAGCATGGCCTGCACGCCCTTGTTCTTGAACGCCGAGCCGCACAGCATGGGCACGACCTCGTTCTTGATGACGCGGATGCGCAGGCCCTTCTTGATGTCTTCGATCGAGAGATCGTGCCCCTCGAGATATTTGTTCATCAACTCGTCATTGGCTTCCGCCGCAGCTTCGACGAGCTTTTCCCGCCAGGTCTTGCATTCCTCGACGAGATCAGCCGGAATTTCGCGCTCCTCGTACTTCATCCCCTGGGACGCTTCGTCCCAGTAGATGGCCTTCATCTTGACCAGATCGACCAGGCCTTCAAATTTCTCCTCCGCGCCAATCGGCACCTGAATCGGTATCGGATTACCCTTCAGCCGCGTTCTGATGTGATCGTAGGACTTGAAGAAGTCGGCGCCCTGCCGGTCCATCTTGTTGATGAATGCCAGTCGCGGCACCTTGTACTTGTTCGCCTGGCGCCAGACCGTCTCCGACTGCGGCTGCACACCCGCCACAGCGTCATAGACCATGCACGCACCATCGAGCACCCGCATTGAACGCTCGACTTCGATGGTGAAATCGACGTGTCCCGGCGTGTCGATGATGTTGATGCGGTGCTGGGGTCGCGTGCCGTCCATCCCCTTCCAAAAGCACGTCGTTGCCGCCGAAGTGATGGTAATGCCGCGTTCGCGCTCCTGCTCCATCCAGTCCATGATGGCGGCGCCGTCGTGGACCTCGCCGATCTTGTGCGATACACCGGTGTAGAACAGGATGCGTTCGGTGGTCGTGGTCTTACCTGCATCGATATGCGCACTGATGCCGATGTTGCGGTAACGTTCGATAGGCGTGGAGCGGGGCATGAGTTTTTCCGGATGTCTCGCGAGTTAGAACCGATAGTGGGCAAAAGCCTTGTTGGCCTCTGCCATGCGGTGCACTTCCTCGCGCTTCTTCATCGCGCCGCCGCGGCCTTCCGCGGCTTCGGCCAGCTCACTTGCCAGACGCGCATCCATCGATTTTTCGGCGCGCTTGCGTGCGGCATCGCGCAGCCAGCGCATCGCCAGGGCATTGCGGCGCACCGAGCGCACTTCGACCGGAACCTGGTAGTTCGCACCGCCGACGCGTCGGCTCTTGACCTCAACCATCGGACGCACGTTGTTGAGTGCCAGACTGAAAACTTCCAGCGGATCCTTGCCGGTTTTTTTGCTGATCTGATCAAGTGCCCCGTAGACGATGCGTTCCGCGACCGATTTCTTGCCGCGCGTCATCAGCACGTTGACGAACTTGGCAAGCTCCTGGCTGCTGTATTTGGGATCCGGAAGCGTCTCGCGCTTCGGTACTTCTCTGCGTCGTGGCATAAGTCCTCAGTCCTTCAGAATTTTTTTCCGCGATCAGGCGGCTTTCGGCTTCTTGGCGCCGTATTTGGAGCGGCTCTGCTTCCGATCCTTCACACCCTGGGTATCCAGACTGCCGCGTACCATGTGGTAACGCACACCCGGCAGATCCTTCACCCGGCCTCCGCGAATCAGCACGACCGAGTGCTCCTGCAAATTGTGTCCTTCACCGCCGATGTAGCTGATGACTTCGAAGCCATTGGTTAGACGGACTTTGGCAACTTTACGCAATGCGGAGTTGGGCTTCTTCGGGGTTGTGGTGTACACGCGAGTGCACACACCACGCTTTTGCGGCGATCTCGCCAGCGCGGGCACCTTACTTTTCGTTTTCGGCGAAGTCCGGGATTTTCGGACTAACTGATTGATTGTTGGCATTATTTACAGTCCTAAAAAACCCGGGACGGCGTCGCCGCCGTCCCTTGTGTGTACTGCGTCCGCCACCGCTCCGGGATTGCCGCCGGAACGGCGGGTAAAAAGACGGCAGATTCTAAGTGCCGTCGCCTAGAGTGTCAAGCAACCTGCTCGTCGCCTGCCGCTTCCGCGGTGGCTGGTTCGGCGATAAGACTCTCCGCCCCGAACTGATCCACCTGATCGCGGGTACGCCGATTCTTGTGATAAGCCAATCCGGTACCTGCCGGAATCAGCCGGCCTACGATGACATTCTCCTTGAGGCCGCGCAGGTCGTCCTTCTTGCCCATGATCGCCGCTTCGGTCAGTACGCGGGTGGTTTCCTGGAAGGAAGCCGCGGAAATGAACGAATCGGTGGAGAGCGACGCCTTGGTGATGCCAAGCAACAGATATTCGTAAATCGCCGGCTTCTTGCCTGCGGAAACGAGCTTGTCGTTGACCTGGAGCACTTCGGAGCGCTCGACCTGCTCCCCGATAATGAACTCCGAGTCGCCGATATCCACGATTTGCACCCGACGTAACATCTGCCGCACGATCACTTCGATGTGCTTGTCGTTGATCTTGACGCCTTGCAGACGATAGACATCCTGCACTTCATCCGTGATGTAACGTGCCAGCGCCTCGACACCCAGCAGACGCAGGATGTCGTGCGGATCGGCCGGACCGTCGACGATGACTTCGCCCTTGTTCACCACCTGGCCGTCGTGCGCCATCACGTGCTTGTCCTTGGGGATCAGGTATTCGTGAGCAACGGCGTCCGGATCGGTGATCACCAAACGCTGTTTGCCCTTGGTGTCCTTGCCGAACGAGACGGAGCCGGTCACTTCCGCAAGCACGCCCGCGTCTTTCGGTGACCTTGCTTCGAACAACTCGGCCACTCGCGGCAGACCACCGGTGATGTCGCGGGTCTTGGAAGTTTCCTGCGGAATACGCGCGAGCACTTCACCGACGCCGACCTGTTGCCCGTCCTTCACCGTAATCACGGAATGTATCTGGAAGGTGATGTTGACCGGCAGGTCGGATCCGGGCAGCTTCACTTCCCTGCCCTTGTCGTCGATCAGCTTGACGCTGGGGCGCAAACCTTTGACCTGTGCCGAACCACGTCGCTTAGGATCGATCACGACGAGGGTGGAGAGGCCGGTTACATCGTCGATCTGACGCGCAACCGTGACGCCTTCCTCGACGTTGTCGAACTTCACGCGGCCGGCATACTCGGTGATGATCGGCCGGGTATGCGGGTCCCAGGTCGCCAGCACCTTGCCGGCTTTGACCGGACTTCCATCAGCCACAAGCAGAGTGGCGCCATAAGGCACCTTATGACGCTCGCGCTCCCTGCCGTTGTCGTCCAGAATCAGCACTTCACCGGAACGCGAGATCGCGATCTGCTCATTGCGCGCATTGGTGACGTAGCGCATCAACGGCGAGAATCGCGCCGAGCCATTGGACTTGGATTCGATCTGACTTGCCACTGCGGTACGCGATGCCGCACCGCCGATGTGGAACGTACGCATCGTCAACTGCGTTCCCGGTTCGCCGATGGATTGCGCCGCGATCACACCGACCGCTTCGCCGACGTTGACCATCTGGCCGCGGCCCAAATCGCGTCCGTAGCACTGGGCGCACAATCCGTAACGCGTATCGCAAGTAAGCGGCGTACGCACCTTGACCTCGTCGATGCTTCGAGCTTCGATCTGCTCCACCGCCTCTTCATCCAGCAGCATGCCGGCCGAAAAGATGACCTGGCTGCTCTCCGGATCAATGACGTCGTTCGCTGCTACGCGGCCGAGAATACGATCACGCAGCGGTTCGACCACTTCACCGCCCTCTATCAACGCCTTCATCGCCACGCCCTGCGTCGTACCGCAATCGTCCTCGATGACCACAAGATCCTGGGTCACGTCGACCAGGCGTCGCGTCAGATAGCCGGAATTCGCCGTCTTCAACGCGGTATCGGCCAGACCTTTGCGCGCGCCATGCGTCGAAATGAAGTACTGAAGCACGTTCAGGCCTTCGCGGAAATTCGCGGTGATCGGCGTTTCGATGATCGAACCGTCGGGCTTCGCCATCAAGCCGCGCATTCCGGCAAGCTGGCGAATCTGCGCCGCAGAACCACGCGCTCCCGAATCGGCCATCATGTAGATGGCATTGAACGATTCCTGGGACATCGGATTGCCCTTCTTGTCCTTCATCTGCGCCCACTCGTCTTTCTTGGAATCCCATTCCACCACGGGTTCCTGGCCGAGGCGTTCCATCATCGCCTTGGCCACCATGTCTCCGGCGCGCCCCCAGATATCCACCACCTTGTTGTAGCGCTCGCCCTGAGTGACCAGGCCGGACGTGTATTGCGCCTCGATGTCCTGCACCTCCTTCTCGGCGGCGGCGATCAGCTGCTCCTTCTCCGGCGGGATTTCCATGTCGTCCACGCAAATCGAGAGGCCGGCGCGGGTCGCGTAAGTAAATCCGGTGTACATCAGCTTGTCGGCGAAGATCACCGTTTCGCGCAGGCCACAGCGCCGGAAGCCGGCGTTGATCAACTTGGAGATCTCCTTCTTCTTGAGCGCCTTGTTGATCAGCTCGAACGGCAGTCCGGGAGGAAGAATCTCGGATAGCAGCGCCCGACCGACGGTCGTGTCGTAGCGAGTGATCTTCTCGGTCACGTGGCCCGCCGCGTCCTTCTGCAGTTCCTTGATGCGCACCAATACCCGTGCGTGGAGTTCAGCCTGCCGGTTGTCATAGGCACGCTGCACCTCGGCTACATCACGGAAAATCATGCCTTCGCCGCGCGCGCCGATTTTCTGGCGCGTCATGTAGTAGAGCCCCAGCACGATGTCCTGCGACGGCACGATGATCG
This window contains:
- the rpsG gene encoding 30S ribosomal protein S7, encoding MPRRREVPKRETLPDPKYSSQELAKFVNVLMTRGKKSVAERIVYGALDQISKKTGKDPLEVFSLALNNVRPMVEVKSRRVGGANYQVPVEVRSVRRNALAMRWLRDAARKRAEKSMDARLASELAEAAEGRGGAMKKREEVHRMAEANKAFAHYRF
- the rpsL gene encoding 30S ribosomal protein S12, which gives rise to MPTINQLVRKSRTSPKTKSKVPALARSPQKRGVCTRVYTTTPKKPNSALRKVAKVRLTNGFEVISYIGGEGHNLQEHSVVLIRGGRVKDLPGVRYHMVRGSLDTQGVKDRKQSRSKYGAKKPKAA
- the rpoC gene encoding DNA-directed RNA polymerase subunit beta' encodes the protein MKALLDLFKQVTQEEEFDAIKIGLASPEKIRSWSYGEVKKPETINYRTFKPERDGLFCAKIFGPVKDYECLCGKYKRLKHRGVICEKCGVEVTLSKVRRERMGHIELASPVAHIWFLKSLPSRLGMVLDMTLRDIERVLYFEAFVVTNPGMTPMKRGDLLSEDSYIEKVEEFGDEFQAAMGAEGVRELLRHLNLNKEIDTLRKDLEATDSETKIKKIAKRLKVMEGFQKSGIKADWMVMEVLPVLPPELRPLVPLDGGRFATSDLNDLYRRVINRNNRLKRLLELKAPEIIVRNEKRMLQEAVDSLLDNGRRGKAMTGANKRPLKSLADMIKGKGGRFRQNLLGKRVDYSGRSVIVVGPQLKLHQCGLPKKMALELFKPFIFHKLEIMGIAGTIKAAKREVENENPVVWDILEEVIREHPVMLNRAPTLHRLGIQAFEPVLIEGKAIQLHPLVCAAFNADFDGDQMAVHVPLSLEAQMEARTLMLSTNNILSPANGEPIIVPSQDIVLGLYYMTRQKIGARGEGMIFRDVAEVQRAYDNRQAELHARVLVRIKELQKDAAGHVTEKITRYDTTVGRALLSEILPPGLPFELINKALKKKEISKLINAGFRRCGLRETVIFADKLMYTGFTYATRAGLSICVDDMEIPPEKEQLIAAAEKEVQDIEAQYTSGLVTQGERYNKVVDIWGRAGDMVAKAMMERLGQEPVVEWDSKKDEWAQMKDKKGNPMSQESFNAIYMMADSGARGSAAQIRQLAGMRGLMAKPDGSIIETPITANFREGLNVLQYFISTHGARKGLADTALKTANSGYLTRRLVDVTQDLVVIEDDCGTTQGVAMKALIEGGEVVEPLRDRILGRVAANDVIDPESSQVIFSAGMLLDEEAVEQIEARSIDEVKVRTPLTCDTRYGLCAQCYGRDLGRGQMVNVGEAVGVIAAQSIGEPGTQLTMRTFHIGGAASRTAVASQIESKSNGSARFSPLMRYVTNARNEQIAISRSGEVLILDDNGRERERHKVPYGATLLVADGSPVKAGKVLATWDPHTRPIITEYAGRVKFDNVEEGVTVARQIDDVTGLSTLVVIDPKRRGSAQVKGLRPSVKLIDDKGREVKLPGSDLPVNITFQIHSVITVKDGQQVGVGEVLARIPQETSKTRDITGGLPRVAELFEARSPKDAGVLAEVTGSVSFGKDTKGKQRLVITDPDAVAHEYLIPKDKHVMAHDGQVVNKGEVIVDGPADPHDILRLLGVEALARYITDEVQDVYRLQGVKINDKHIEVIVRQMLRRVQIVDIGDSEFIIGEQVERSEVLQVNDKLVSAGKKPAIYEYLLLGITKASLSTDSFISAASFQETTRVLTEAAIMGKKDDLRGLKENVIVGRLIPAGTGLAYHKNRRTRDQVDQFGAESLIAEPATAEAAGDEQVA